ACAAAAATCAGCTCAGGTCATCACTATTGTAAAAAATCTTTCACTTTTTCCACTATAGAGTTAGCTAATGATTTGCTTGGTTTAAGATCAGGATAAAACATTAAATGTTTTCCAAATATGATAGACCCTAGACTTTCAGACCAGATCTTAATTCAAGATTTTCAAATTGACACTAatagtttttatttattattattttattttttattgtttttatgtaTGATCCATTTGAGAATCCAACTTGTATTCTGCTCCAGATGTGGCAAGGAGCATAAGAGCCACATGTGAAGTTTTTGAAAATTTTATATCATTGATCCTTTGGAAATGCTTTTCAAAATTTTGCACTTGAGTACGCATAGATAAAATATTAAGAAATATATTTGTGTGACCTATcaagtgaaagcctgtacagttctgaatgGAATGGTGTTTTTCCTGTTTCTCCATCTTGGTTCTGGCCTGAGTTATAATGAGAAATATATAGGCATACAACACaaatgcacattattattatttttttaacattaacaATTACCGtaattgaaaaataaaatatataggatttttttttcttaacatttTGCATTTTCTAAACACACTATTCCCAAAGAACAAAAtctcaaaataattaaaaacacaGGAAACTTGCATTGGTTCACTTGAAATGGAATGAACCATCATTATTTTCACAGCATACAGAAAAGTAAACCGTAGAACAAAATGGCAGTAAGAAACTTTTTATTTACAAATATTAACTTTTTAAACATAATTATCATGAATATACAATAAACGTAAATGATGAATTCATCTTGAATTGGCAAAATAATCTCTGGAGCTGCATAGAAGCATCAGAACTCCAGCAGTGAGGCCTACCTCATGTGCAGGAGGGGTCTTGAAGTCCATAgaaagaacaaaagaaaaaaaaaaagctttcataAACGAGTCTTTTGTATTAAACATCTAATACCCATTTAGTATTACTTTCTTGGACTCTTATTACATTGGCTTCCTAGGTCTTCGTTTTAATTCATATTAATTTAAAATAAGTGTCAGTATAAAAGATCTGCTCAAACCAAGCACAGACAATCAGTTCAATCCTGGTGAAGTCAAACAGCTCAATGCATCTTCCcaactacttgttttccatctattgcTGCACTCGTCTTGCTCCTGTAAATCCAGAGCTGTAAATTAAGGTAGGAGGAGCAGAGATATATGCAAAATAAGTAActaggaaggtgcactgaactatTTAGCCACACCAAGTGTGAACCAAGAACCTGTGAATGGTTTGAACAGTCCTTTTGTGCTGTCTGACATACTCCATATATTGACCACCAACCCAAGAACAATGCTAATTCGTCTGATCACTAATAGTTTCTTAACTTGTGCCAAAATTCTCTATTCACAGATGTcacgttaggcctctttcacacttcagttttttGTCGTCAGTTTCAAACCGCCattttcgtcaaatagcggatccgtcttttttttttggcggatccgctattttcccattgacttgcattagagacggattgtggcggatagtcgtccgttccatccgccatgcgacggatccgtcgagatttggcggacgttgtctagacattgaaggactttgtaacgttttttgtcgctGCCGAAATGGCGGACCGCAGCGGATCCATCGCGTCCGCCACTTTCTagcatgggcgcctatgggcgacggatccgtcgccccaatccgctttttttaattgagcatgctccaaaaagtggatactttgcccagacaaccccaaaactatataaaaaggacaggtcattcccaaatgtgccagccagcaagagagaccctgccagccagagaggccctgtcaGCCAGAGAGGCccagccagccagaccctgcctgagacagccatgtgagtactgccatccagtatgaggtgtgtgtgtgcgcctgcctgccctgtttatatttttatttttcatactgtgctggtattttgaatagctgtgctataacatgtgttttgtgtgtgtataaatgttgtgtgatgtgttctgcatttttgttgtttttcatACTGTACTGGTATTTCAAacaaagagcagtgtagctcctactttccaaacaaaaaaaaattaatttaaaaaaatatagtaataaaaatttcacaaagcTGTccgtagtctcatttcaagatGAATTTAAAACTGGGTATACATGCGGTAAAGGTTCTTTATACAAATGCGGAATGCAAACCTTTGCTATAgaaaatgttatctggttttagaaaatacaaactgtagggtaatcataattaacaattttgggaattggtattttaattttgaatgaggaacattttttataaggttaataTTTTGTTTAGGTggttttaccagcatgcgcatgGCGCATATCAAGTTCgaagtagttttggtgttgctttcaagggattttgggttttttttttgtggggaaacaggaggtggagggtttggcagcttgtgcatcaagcatatctagcatatcaagtttgacggttaacaattttttattttttttgtggtgggggaaatcaaaatGTAAGTTGGCATACTTATTCATAATCATTCTAATTAAAACGGTCTTCAAATTGGAAGATTTTACAGGAACCAAGCAAGGGACTGACCCAAGATGTACGCAGGCAGGctccccaagttttggaaacagattctagggaccaagagggacccaagcacccaagcaagggaccgaccaacccaagatagacgcaagcccccaagttttggaaacagatgtaagtgtaaagtcctgaaagctgcatctatccttttgtatagtagcttagaactctctttaaacttgcagattctagggactaAGAGGGACCCAAGACACGTAGGCAGGCCCCCCAagaccataatgtcttcttctgagagccccccaacacatcatcagcaaactgaggtgtttattttttttcttcataaattttttattttggtacAACTATGGCAATTGTATTTTAACCCTTTATTCTGTTTTCACAGGAAGATGAAGCAGAGGGGcttacagaaggagacggacagggtagagaaatacaaggagcgggaaggcatagtgtaagttttgcacagaccgatcctcacatacaacacactacacccaacacaaacattcagcacagcacacacaatacatatgcctccatccaagcacattatttatttatattagtcttcacaatccggggctcgacgtagagttcctcaaagcacctcccatagtcgtcggaatgataatcgtGGTGGTcaccgaagagtaagttcctttttggtttggtgtttagtaaactgtaaaattcatgtggtgtaatctttccctttttattcttatctttttgttaggcttcacagcgtgctcccgaacaggaTGACAAAGAGGAGGGCATTGACGTGGACACTCTCATCCAAGCggtacaaagtcgggagccgctgtggaacatgtcggaccgccgccatgctgaccagttaatcacccgacggctatgggaggaagtgtgtagtgctgttatggataactgggaggaacttgATGCTGGgtcccaggatctagcgcgtaagtattcacacttcattaccttatgttagcatgatttaatgtgttgtatagtaaccaatttttgctttctctttccaggtaacaggattatcgtgcggtggcggtcactcagggatcgtttCAAGAGGGaatttaataaggagatgcaggccccgagtggatctagaggacgcaggagtaggtacaaacatgccagagccctgtcgttcctccggtcgacgctgctgagcagaaggtaaatattcaacaccacatattttcagtcaaactgtaaaaatgtgtaaccttcaatttttttggcagcaagggcaattgtaatatcaagatactaatttttttttcttcttctttaacagcactttctccAGCACTCCGGAGCCTGCATCACAGTTGCACCCCTCGAGCGATCTCTCAAGagaccgccaccggggaccacgtcgacccctctgtatCTGCACCTTCCCTTttgtttgatccctcagcctcatccaacagtgctggagcagcagggcggacttcatcacttgaagctgcaggtgatgagttagagttccctttaccccacccctctgctactgccgcaacatctagaccccCTTTGGGGTCAGGACGGCAgtgccagagaggtcaggaaaggagctatgcgcctgattttttgcatctgaatgcatccttccagagtgccatcaagcttttgagtgagcaaacgtctgctgggtacaatatgcttaacaaaagcatacttgaactcagcagtcgtctggataggatgcaatcagatgcaaaccagtcaccaagacactgtttttttcagtcggtcctcaggcacatggaaaatctaactcctgacctgcagatgcatgtgatgcaaggctgccacactgctctagtgcAGGTGATGTCCCAaacccctccacctacccttcatgtttcaacacctttcccctctcaagccaccgtctatcctcccgtccgtcctcctcctccttcgccATTCCTTCCTTCCCCCCTAGTCTTTCGCAGTTTTTACCTCCccctttccattcttcccctttaacttcaccGTTCCcgatcccaccaacaccttcatacctcacACAAACCACATCTGCACCACAACTCTCTGcccaacctcatgttttcaccacccattccacttctgttccgccccgtgatgtcctgtcccccactctcgacaTGGTCcaccctgtcagcccctccgctactatctccaccccaaattTATGCGAACCTGTAAACTAGATAATAaactttttttggtttaaaaacaattttattgtctttcctttttttttaaactggatTAAAGCCACCAAGGTTATGGTAATAGTAACATTAGAAAATGTTTAAAGGGTATCGGTTCAAAACATACAATACTGCAAGGTTAAAGTACAAAGGTTTTGTAACCAAACAAAAAATGATAATTTTAcaaagtgtgaaaaaaaaaatttttttaaaccatttcatactgccagtcaactgatcctggaggagacatgaagtagtctgcaaaattgtcccacattctggagactgctactggactgcgaaaagttgtgttgtggtaatcccgcaaggtgctttctgacacattatcctccagggaaacttgttcttttgataaaacaaaattgtgaagTACCACGCAAGCCTtcaccacatcatcgacagtttcagtctgcagtttaattgcagttagtagTATTCTCCATTtagcagttaagatgccaaaagcacattccactactctttgtgctctggttaagcggtaattaaaaaatttcttcctctgggtcagtccactacttccaaagggtttcagcaaatgtggggaaagctggaaggcatcatctccaacgctaacaaatggtaatggtggaccggtggttccagggagaggtctaggggcggaaagtcaaatgtctctccatacaaATGACGCCCCATTGGTGAAGTTTTAAAGATCTGAGAGTCCACAGCGATGAACTTGCAGTGTgcgtcggctatggccatcaatacaattgagaagtacttcttatagttgtaAAAATCTGATCCAGAGCCAGAAGGTTTGACGATCCTTATGTGCTTCCCATCGACTGCTCCGACACAATTTGGGAACTGGCATATTTGTTGAAAATTTTGtgcaatctccagccacctctcctgtgatggctctggaatgtaTTCCCCTTGTaagcactcccacaatgcccggcaggtatctctgatgatccctgagaaactaaactgaaaatgtagggatgagaacgactctccagttgcaatgaatctgttaacaaaaggaaaagacaataattaataaaaacttcaaaaaacaacattacagttataagtctgatgaatgtgaatcatttttaaaaaaaaaaataacttaccgaatagtcaccatgagacgctccgctggtgatatggagaagcgcatctgggtgtctcgtctccgtataGAGTCTTCCACATGGCCCAATAACATTTCGACATTTTCAGCTTTCATCCTCACATAGTTGAAGAACTTCTGAGGGTTTTCCCTCAGTTCAATGTAAagtgtggaataaacaccacgggtcatgcgttgggctgtgatgggatggatccacagccttctcttccgccgctgccgcagGATGCGCATTCTTTCTTCCTCCTTGTCTCGAACGATGACTGCCAAccgatttgcctcaaaagtaaaatccgcacaTATCTTCACAATGTTCGCCagtactccttccatctctgccactttctctacaacctttcaaagatgtggtgtaaatacacagtatatatagttttccagtagtttccagtagccaatcacattgagatcctccctttttaaaaaacggatccgtcaaaaaacggttacaacggatgtgaAAACGGTCACAACGGTtctaacagatccgttttttttacggatcaaggcagctgatccgtcaaaaaaacggatccgttagaaccgttttctcaacaaattTGACAGATCGGTCGATCTGCCACGATGTCAGACCTAACTGAtgacaaacaactgaagtgtgaaagaagactTACCAGTGACATCCTTTGATAAGACATTAaccaaaaaaatgtgtttttacaaGGCAGTGAAAGGTTGAATCCTAAATAACCACCAAGCATTGCATCATCGAAATTGGCGAGTTCTGTCTCCGTAACAACAGTCATAAGTGACAAATCTGGTACACAGAATGTATAATTCAGCAATATGCAAAGTCAAACATCATTGCGCCTCTGCCAGTCAACCCCTCCATGATGATTAGAAGAGCAACACTCACCAGAAGGTGTTAACGTTTTCTAACTACTTAGAATGTAGCTGCCAAGACATATAGTTAGGTCAAGTTCTGACTGAAGCCCCAGGCGAAGGCATGAACGTACTTCATAATGCAATGTGAACAGGTCTTGCACCTATTTTACTAGGTGTAGACTCTATATTTTGAACAAATCTATTTAACCAGAAGAATTCTTCATATGAACACTGTTAGTTGACCAAAAGGGCCCAGGCTGCCTCATTTTCCAAAGAATGCGTAAAATCTTCAGCTTTATAGAGATATTGAATCAAATTCTGCAGCATATAATGAAAGGAACATAATTAACTCAAAGAGGACAGGAGAGAATGTCACCATTTTTAATATATTAACCCTGGTGTTTGGGTGATCTGTCAATGTCTTCACAAAGCTCTTGATAATGAAAGGAAGAACTGGAAGTAAAATGGCCAAAACTAGAAGACTAAAGGCCTATTCCGGAAGGCTAGAGATCCTCACCTTATGCCAGATATCTCAATTAAAGGGAACTTGGGTTTCCTATGATTGCCATGGTTAAAGCTAGCTTTAGAATGCTTTTAGGCATACTTTAGGGGATTCTCTGAAAAGAAAATGGAGTgtagaaaaaaaagtgcaaaagatACAAATGTTACTTACCTTCAATGAACCAATATACTAAGATCAGAAGGCTTATTGAGGAGAGGCACTCAGAGGTCAAAGGTTTGAATAAATACACCCAGCAGATCCAGAGAGACAGGTGGATAAAGTGGAGGAGGAAGGTCAAAGTTATGTTGCATTTCAACTTTGTAAGCACCATTCACAATTTAGATTTAGCAGTGGGTAGACATATGTTGTGCTGCAAACTGCAATAGCATCATTTTTCTCCATATAAAGGATTATTGAGGACAAAAACTTTGAAACGAATTCTACAAAAGCTACAACAATTGGAACAAGTTTAGACCCATCAAAACTGAACATTTTAGTATctcttaaagaaaataaaaaacaattgttgTTTACAGCCCTGTCCCTACTATTAAAGTGTATGGCCAATTTCACCCTCATCAGAATGAGACACAATTTTTGGGAAACTAATTGCCTCAAGACATTGTTCATTAGGCCAGAGATTAAATCAATTCCACAAAGTGACCCCAGtacagtatattaaaaaaaaaaatcaattagtaAATGTTTTACATTTATTACTTACTTTTGGGTCAGGTGATGCTTACATGGATGGATGAAGAGATAAAACTGGTTTCTACTTTAAAAAACACTGAATTTAACAGCTTAGTCTGTGTAAGTCTTGGGGAAAGCCCAGACATAGTAGACAGCCCACATCTTTACTCTAAACTCCTGAGACTTGTATGATAAAAAGGCAACACGACTTGAAATGTTTGCAGCACTGCTTTAACGTGAAAACACTCTTGACTTATATTTTGATATAAAAATAAAGGCTGCCTAAAACTGtccgaaaataaaaaaacaaaaacaaacctccTGTTTGGACTCTTGTAGGATATTATTAAAACAGGTAAGAGGCAATTCTGGTCTTTCATCCAATTCCATCTAAATCTAAGTATCTAGCGGTGTTGGAATTACGCCGATCAGATCATATTCCTTGAAAAAAATCCCACCTACAGCACAGAAATTAGACAAACAATTGAAAGCGAATTCTGGGTGAAAGAGATTGTCATTTTTAGCTTCAATGTATGTAATTTAACAACAAGTATTGGAGAAAATACTGCTTCAACTATGGTGAAGAACAGGCTTTTCCTGAAAAATACTTTCTTGAAGTCTTGCCCTCTACTGATCATCCATGGAATCTGTACATGCCATGAAAACTTCATTTCTGGAAAGGTTCACTGACCACAATCTGAGCTTCTGTCCATACCAGTCAGCGATGTCCATTTTCATTTAGTCGCATGTTAACTTTGTTTAATGAGAATTGTCTCTTGAAGAGTCTGTTGGGTTCAAGCTGCTGAACGTCTGCGGATTACAAACACTCCTCGCTGTAGCTGACCTAGGTATATCCTCACCTTTGTACTGTCACTGCTTTTCCTTACCCAAATCTGCAAACAATGAAAGAAAATAGGGTGCATTAAGTACAAGAGATCTGCCAATCCCTGGTGATGAAAGTAGGAATCTTGACCGAgtacattttttatttcatttgttgTCTGATCCCAAAGTTTACTTTCATGTATACAGAAATAAACAAACATTCTAGTTCTGGAGCATGTCCAAATATCATTTTTCTAAATCTCTTATTAATGATTctgctcttaaagggaatctgtcagcaggatttttcttTGCAATCTGAGAGCACTATGATGTAGAAGAGCGCCTGAT
This region of Ranitomeya imitator isolate aRanImi1 chromosome 1, aRanImi1.pri, whole genome shotgun sequence genomic DNA includes:
- the LOC138666257 gene encoding uncharacterized protein, producing the protein MEGVLANIVKICADFTFEANRLAVIVRDKEEERMRILRQRRKRRLWIHPITAQRMTRGVYSTLYIELRENPQKFFNYVRMKAENVEMLLGHVEDSIRRRDTQMRFSISPAERLMVTIRFIATGESFSSLHFQFSFSGIIRDTCRALWECLQGEYIPEPSQERWLEIAQNFQQICQFPNCVGAVDGKHIRIVKPSGSGSDFYNYKKYFSIVLMAIADAHCKFIAVDSQIFKTSPMGRHLYGETFDFPPLDLSLEPPVHHYHLLALEMMPSSFPHIC